GTTCTTTTTCCGGCGTACAGAGATGAGCAACCCCACTTGGAATTGCAACAGAACTGCCGGCCGACAGGGTCGCCTGATCTCTTCCGAGCTCAATCTGCGTTCGGCCAGACAGAACAATGCTAAAAGACCAAAGGCTATGGGCATGCTTTCTAACAGCGTGTTCTCCCCGGCCCCATTTCAGCTCACATACGGGATCGGAACAATATCGCAGGATTTTTACCATGGCAGGATATCCTGTTCTCTATGTTCTGCTCCGGAATTTTCCGGAAAGAGTACTTTTCTGGAGAACATGCCCCTGCATTGTTTTAAGTAGATCAGCTTTTTTGCTTCGAGGTGATATACCACACGTACAATCCAGAATAAATACCGTAAACACATAGGTGTGTACGGCTTTCAAAGGGGGCTTCGGCCCTTTGTATCTATGCTTTCCGTAAGCTTTTCCCTGAACCGCATGTCCCAAACTATCAACAGAAGGTCCATGGGGAATTGCCTCAGGAATACTATTTTGTACAGGAATATCCCATATCACCCAGTGGTTATAATTGGAGATCAAGGGATGCGAGGCATCATCTAATGTAATAGCAATTGCTTTTGCATCCGGAGAAATTCCTTCCAGCACAAGCGGAGGTGAGAGATCTTCGCCTCGGGCCGAATGTTTTCTTGGTATCCAATCTCCATCTTCAAATGAAGGGCTTGTCACCTTCAGTACTATTTCAGCCATTCGTTTCCTCCTGAAAACAGATATGGACCATACCAATAGTACGGTATACACAATCAACAAAAAGGTCAAAAGAGACAGGGCGGATGTCTGCTAATAAACACTGCGGCTTGCCACGACAGGCTATTGTATCTATGCTGAACAATAATTACGAGCTACAAAGCGTTTCTCCACCTCAAGGTAAAGTGTTCGATATAGCATCGCTATTGTTTGAGGAGTTCACCATGATATTACGAGGATCTTTTTTTTCACAGACACTTGAAATGGAAACGGGGCTTTCAATACTTATCCCCAATAAAGCCGTGGGCACCCCTCCATACAAGGTCGCCTATCTTTTGCACGGCCTCTGCGGTAGAAACGGAGACTGGCTGGATTACACAATGCTGCCTGCTTACGCCGAAGCATTCGACATCATGTTCATCATGCCAGAAGTGGCAAGAAGTTTTTATACCGACATGGTCTTCGGCCAGAAATTCTTCACCTACATTCATCAGGAGCTACCCACCATTGTCAAAAAAATTTTCAACATATCGGCAAAAAGGGAAGACACCTTGGTTATCGGTGCTTCAATGGGGGGATACGGCGCATTGAAATGCGCGCTATCCTATCCCGATCAGTATGGCTATTGTGCAGCCTTCTCTTCTGCCTGCCTTTTCCTGAAGGAAGGGTTGGAAAGGCAACAACGTTATGGGAAGACAGCGGAAATGGAAAAACAGTATGGTAAGCAGCTACTCAACGATTTTGAGTCGATATTCGGTCAGGCATTGGAGTGGAAACCA
This portion of the Sediminispirochaeta bajacaliforniensis DSM 16054 genome encodes:
- a CDS encoding alpha/beta hydrolase — translated: MSANKHCGLPRQAIVSMLNNNYELQSVSPPQGKVFDIASLLFEEFTMILRGSFFSQTLEMETGLSILIPNKAVGTPPYKVAYLLHGLCGRNGDWLDYTMLPAYAEAFDIMFIMPEVARSFYTDMVFGQKFFTYIHQELPTIVKKIFNISAKREDTLVIGASMGGYGALKCALSYPDQYGYCAAFSSACLFLKEGLERQQRYGKTAEMEKQYGKQLLNDFESIFGQALEWKPEYELLELAKSRSAPPRLYLACGTADHLKDENQRFSHELKKLNIPNRYEEWPGGHDWNFFNTALERALKEINEV
- a CDS encoding YbhB/YbcL family Raf kinase inhibitor-like protein, giving the protein MAEIVLKVTSPSFEDGDWIPRKHSARGEDLSPPLVLEGISPDAKAIAITLDDASHPLISNYNHWVIWDIPVQNSIPEAIPHGPSVDSLGHAVQGKAYGKHRYKGPKPPLKAVHTYVFTVFILDCTCGISPRSKKADLLKTMQGHVLQKSTLSGKFRSRT